A stretch of Bacillus pseudomycoides DNA encodes these proteins:
- the tnpB gene encoding IS66 family insertion sequence element accessory protein TnpB (TnpB, as the term is used for proteins encoded by IS66 family insertion elements, is considered an accessory protein, since TnpC, encoded by a neighboring gene, is a DDE family transposase.), with translation MKRHLLKKEWETYIQDYKNSGLSKVAWCQKQNLPVHQLYYWLQKLSLETENQNKNECVNWISMNVPVVEENVHATIRIHIQEATIEFYPTSAPTSDAGSETTIISEVAIEKVYLAQGATDLRKSIDGLAAIVKEEFELDPFSSCLFVFCNSSRDKLKILVWEHNGFWLHYRRLEKGTFYWPIGHRGAPLTISRRQLRWLLDGFAFHQKQGHQAVHARTIL, from the coding sequence ATGAAAAGACACCTATTAAAGAAAGAATGGGAAACTTATATTCAAGACTATAAAAACAGTGGGTTATCCAAAGTTGCCTGGTGTCAAAAACAGAACCTACCGGTTCATCAGCTATATTACTGGCTACAAAAATTATCACTTGAAACTGAAAATCAAAATAAAAATGAGTGTGTAAATTGGATTTCTATGAATGTCCCTGTCGTAGAAGAAAACGTACATGCCACGATTCGAATTCACATACAAGAAGCAACCATTGAATTTTACCCCACAAGTGCTCCTACAAGTGATGCAGGTAGTGAAACAACAATAATATCAGAAGTAGCTATTGAAAAGGTATATCTTGCACAAGGGGCAACAGATTTACGTAAATCAATTGATGGTCTAGCGGCTATTGTAAAAGAAGAATTTGAGTTAGACCCCTTTTCTTCTTGTTTATTTGTTTTCTGTAATAGCTCACGCGATAAACTAAAAATTCTTGTTTGGGAACATAACGGTTTCTGGTTACATTATCGCAGATTGGAAAAGGGAACGTTTTACTGGCCAATTGGGCATCGGGGTGCGCCACTTACCATATCAAGACGACAACTGAGATGGCTTCTTGATGGATTTGCTTTTCATCAAAAACAAGGGCATCAAGCCGTACATGCGAGAACCATTCTATAA
- a CDS encoding Cof-type HAD-IIB family hydrolase produces MKLTNDVKAIVLDLDGTLLNSQKEVSERSKKAILAAHEKGLAIIFATARPPRSVNDFLCIELQEIASVVYYNGALSVDNQLGRKHYPIEQMLTEEILNDIHTNQPDAYISIESEDLWYSCQTLDYKQVMKVTTNPTVITIDELRKTQVSKILISQCYDYKSLQELFADKVNIICTDSESLIQIMDKDVSKERAVIDICAAKRIPMDCVMPFGDDWNDFNLFREAGLPVAMGNAIPELKEIAFFVTRNNDEEGVAQVLEQIIFAANPSEN; encoded by the coding sequence ATGAAACTCACAAATGATGTCAAAGCTATTGTCTTAGATCTCGATGGAACTTTATTAAATTCACAAAAAGAAGTGTCTGAAAGAAGTAAAAAAGCCATTTTGGCAGCTCATGAAAAAGGTCTTGCTATTATTTTTGCAACAGCAAGACCACCAAGATCTGTTAATGACTTTTTATGTATAGAGCTTCAGGAAATAGCATCTGTTGTTTATTATAACGGTGCTTTATCCGTAGATAATCAGTTAGGCAGAAAACATTACCCAATTGAACAGATGTTGACGGAAGAAATTCTAAACGATATACATACAAATCAGCCAGATGCTTATATTTCTATAGAGTCTGAAGACCTTTGGTACAGCTGCCAAACTTTAGACTATAAACAGGTCATGAAAGTTACAACAAACCCCACAGTAATAACCATTGATGAACTAAGAAAGACACAAGTTTCCAAAATACTGATTTCTCAATGCTATGACTATAAAAGTTTACAGGAACTCTTTGCAGATAAAGTTAACATCATATGCACTGACTCGGAAAGCTTGATTCAAATTATGGATAAAGATGTGTCGAAAGAGCGTGCTGTTATTGATATCTGTGCAGCTAAGAGAATACCTATGGATTGTGTTATGCCTTTTGGGGACGACTGGAATGATTTTAACTTATTTAGGGAAGCTGGATTACCAGTAGCAATGGGTAATGCTATTCCTGAGTTAAAAGAAATTGCGTTTTTTGTTACCAGAAACAATGATGAAGAAGGTGTGGCACAGGTGTTAGAACAAATAATCTTTGCTGCCAATCCAAGTGAAAACTAA
- a CDS encoding alpha/beta hydrolase, with translation MFKDNFKISNIPAVLWGEKSEKIFIAVHGNMSNKEDAVIQILAEEANQKGYQVLSFDLPEHGERKNDNTPCKVQFCVNELSIIMNYAKEHWKEVSLFACSMGAYFSLLAYQNDVLKKALFLSPVVNMERIIENMMKWFNVTPELLQKEMTIETPIGQKLYWDYLCYVKEHPINTWNTDTYIMYGAKDELCKFETINYFTKKHRCELEVMEAGEHYFHTEEQLKVFEQWLHKHID, from the coding sequence ATGTTTAAAGATAATTTTAAAATTAGTAATATTCCCGCGGTTTTGTGGGGAGAAAAGAGTGAAAAAATTTTTATTGCAGTACATGGAAACATGTCAAATAAGGAAGATGCAGTTATTCAAATATTAGCTGAAGAAGCCAATCAAAAAGGTTATCAAGTGTTAAGCTTTGATTTACCTGAGCATGGAGAAAGAAAAAATGATAATACTCCTTGCAAAGTACAGTTTTGTGTTAATGAATTATCTATAATTATGAATTACGCAAAAGAACATTGGAAAGAAGTAAGCTTGTTTGCATGTAGTATGGGAGCTTATTTTAGCCTTTTAGCATATCAAAATGATGTGTTAAAAAAGGCATTATTTTTATCACCAGTAGTTAATATGGAACGAATTATCGAAAATATGATGAAATGGTTTAATGTAACACCAGAGCTTTTGCAAAAAGAAATGACTATAGAAACACCTATTGGTCAAAAGTTATATTGGGATTATTTATGCTATGTAAAAGAACATCCTATTAATACATGGAATACAGATACATATATTATGTATGGAGCCAAGGATGAACTGTGTAAATTTGAAACTATTAACTATTTTACAAAAAAACACCGTTGTGAATTAGAGGTCATGGAAGCAGGTGAACATTATTTTCATACTGAAGAACAGTTGAAGGTATTTGAGCAGTGGTTACACAAGCATATCGATTAA
- a CDS encoding GNAT family N-acetyltransferase — translation MNFNTDGEKTPLIIDYKRVGYASLLIVDKSNKDSRDKFLLDNTYAKDFINSMPGRFGVIRIYIKKEERNKSYGTYFMRKIIEFLKGK, via the coding sequence ATGAATTTTAATACTGATGGTGAAAAAACACCTTTGATAATAGATTATAAAAGAGTTGGATATGCATCTTTGTTAATAGTCGATAAGAGTAATAAAGATAGTAGGGATAAATTTTTATTAGATAATACATATGCTAAAGACTTTATAAACTCCATGCCCGGAAGATTTGGAGTTATTAGAATTTATATAAAGAAAGAAGAACGAAATAAGAGTTATGGAACATATTTCATGAGAAAAATAATTGAATTTTTAAAGGGAAAGTAG
- a CDS encoding GNAT family N-acetyltransferase, which produces MNPILLDVPLQIETDRLILRAPLQAGDGNVVNQAIKDSISELKQWLLLYQSIPTVEETEIILRTAHIDFLKRESFRYLIYHKGTNDFIGTASLHGINWKIFKCEIGYWINTQFSGNGYMTEAVSELTNLGFQLLKFRRIEIRCESNNIKSRTIPEKLGFELEGILRNEDLSADGKKLTDTCIYAKVN; this is translated from the coding sequence ATGAATCCTATTTTATTAGATGTTCCGTTACAAATAGAAACAGACAGACTAATTCTTCGAGCACCACTTCAAGCTGGTGACGGGAATGTAGTAAACCAAGCTATTAAGGATTCAATTAGTGAGTTAAAGCAATGGTTGCTTTTATACCAGTCAATTCCTACTGTTGAAGAAACGGAAATTATCCTGAGAACTGCCCATATAGATTTTTTGAAAAGAGAAAGCTTTCGCTATCTTATCTATCATAAGGGTACTAATGATTTTATTGGAACTGCTAGCCTTCACGGAATTAATTGGAAGATTTTTAAATGTGAAATTGGATACTGGATTAACACGCAATTTAGTGGCAATGGATATATGACAGAAGCAGTAAGTGAGTTAACAAACCTCGGATTTCAGTTACTCAAATTTAGAAGGATTGAAATACGATGTGAATCTAATAACATTAAAAGTCGTACGATCCCTGAAAAACTAGGTTTTGAGCTTGAAGGGATATTACGTAATGAAGATCTTTCAGCTGACGGAAAAAAACTAACTGATACCTGCATCTATGCAAAGGTAAATTAG
- a CDS encoding class I SAM-dependent methyltransferase yields MNRIEFIRKEEKKYHDYCYDNYKLFEEGSWLHKPVKTVIDLIPLFEGKDDLSVLDLGSGVGRNSIPLAQAIKENGGTVVCVDLLDSALQKLNQYSEEYEVKEVIQTEKADIGNYEIKPNNFDFIVAVSSLEHVQSEEVFGKVVQQMADGTKCNGINCIIVNSEVEEIDMDTNKKLDALMEINISTEEMMNKLRQIYDGWEILSILVKPLEYKIIRNEKSVLLKTNAITYAVRKNNL; encoded by the coding sequence ATGAACAGAATTGAATTTATAAGAAAAGAGGAGAAAAAATATCACGACTATTGTTACGATAATTATAAACTGTTTGAAGAAGGTTCGTGGCTACATAAACCTGTAAAAACGGTAATAGATCTAATTCCATTGTTTGAAGGAAAAGACGATCTTAGTGTGCTTGATTTAGGTTCTGGAGTGGGCAGAAATAGTATCCCATTGGCTCAAGCTATAAAAGAAAATGGCGGTACAGTTGTGTGTGTTGATTTATTAGACTCTGCTTTGCAAAAATTAAATCAATACAGTGAGGAATATGAAGTTAAAGAAGTAATTCAAACTGAAAAAGCTGATATAGGAAACTATGAAATTAAGCCTAATAACTTCGACTTCATTGTTGCAGTTTCAAGTTTAGAACATGTCCAATCAGAAGAGGTATTTGGAAAAGTTGTTCAACAAATGGCAGACGGAACGAAGTGCAACGGAATAAATTGTATCATTGTAAATTCTGAAGTTGAAGAAATTGATATGGATACCAATAAGAAATTGGATGCACTAATGGAGATAAACATTTCAACAGAAGAAATGATGAATAAATTAAGACAAATATATGATGGTTGGGAAATATTGAGTATCCTAGTAAAACCGCTCGAATATAAAATTATTCGAAATGAAAAGTCTGTTTTATTAAAAACAAATGCAATTACATATGCTGTGAGAAAAAATAATCTATAA
- a CDS encoding GNAT family N-acetyltransferase, with the protein MHILQTERLILRPYELKDAVRAQALAGEKEIIETTVAIPYPYLLEHAESWIQQHPRLIENGDAYPFAVVLKDENILIGTMTLRIDKQHNKGELAYWLGKDYWGKGYATESAKRVIDFGFCKLNLNRIWAPAMSKNQASTQVMKKIGMTYEGTLKQDILKWGTYEDVDIYGVLKDSYMNHR; encoded by the coding sequence ATGCATATTTTACAGACAGAACGTTTAATTTTACGACCATACGAATTAAAAGATGCTGTTAGAGCACAAGCGTTGGCTGGAGAAAAAGAAATTATTGAAACAACTGTGGCTATACCCTATCCTTATCTACTAGAACATGCTGAATCTTGGATTCAACAACATCCTCGATTAATAGAAAATGGAGACGCTTATCCGTTTGCTGTTGTGTTGAAGGATGAAAATATACTAATTGGAACAATGACATTGCGTATTGATAAACAGCATAACAAAGGGGAACTTGCCTATTGGCTAGGTAAGGACTATTGGGGGAAAGGTTATGCGACGGAATCAGCAAAAAGGGTAATAGATTTTGGATTCTGTAAACTCAATTTAAATCGAATTTGGGCACCTGCAATGAGTAAAAATCAGGCATCAACACAAGTAATGAAGAAAATTGGGATGACCTATGAGGGGACATTAAAACAAGATATTTTAAAATGGGGAACATATGAGGACGTAGATATTTACGGGGTATTGAAAGATTCCTATATGAATCACAGATAA
- a CDS encoding tyrosine-type recombinase/integrase: MDKKQHLIDVQPIRSIEQLNDMKWSLKRHCSDRDYILFLIGINTGLRVSDLLKMEKNEILKLKRKKRKEFKVKEGKTKKERIINITSIFEEVLPYAEDLKSTWLFPSRKGDKPISKIQAYRQLQKAGDFAGVESLGTHTMRKTFGYWFYKQTKDIAMLQEILNHSTPQITLRYIGINKEEKDNVLDTFRI; the protein is encoded by the coding sequence ATGGATAAAAAGCAACATTTAATTGATGTACAACCAATTCGGAGCATAGAACAGCTTAATGATATGAAATGGTCGCTCAAACGTCATTGTTCAGATCGTGATTATATATTATTTCTAATTGGTATTAATACTGGGTTACGTGTAAGTGATTTACTTAAAATGGAAAAGAATGAAATTTTAAAACTGAAGCGTAAAAAACGGAAAGAATTTAAAGTTAAAGAAGGAAAGACAAAAAAGGAGCGTATCATAAATATTACATCCATTTTTGAGGAAGTACTTCCATATGCTGAAGATTTAAAAAGTACCTGGTTATTTCCTTCTCGAAAAGGTGATAAGCCCATTAGTAAAATTCAAGCCTATCGACAGTTACAAAAAGCCGGAGATTTTGCCGGAGTAGAATCATTAGGTACTCATACTATGCGTAAAACATTTGGATATTGGTTTTACAAGCAAACAAAAGATATTGCTATGCTACAAGAAATATTGAATCATAGTACACCACAAATTACCCTAAGATACATTGGTATTAATAAAGAAGAAAAAGATAATGTACTTGATACATTCCGAATCTAA
- a CDS encoding YkgJ family cysteine cluster protein encodes MYEITALDSLLMKAFQENYKHIIEIKRNEPCPCGSGLKFKHCHIESDNQWEKGLEFYDGNFSYENVSLTLELLNTIREILSKLKSHNSIDEEFGLELLEKLYSTYDPAIEQLQKNAPCKKGCIACCFQEVKLQKIEAQRINIHMNNKIKKVIKYNLRETKAGRKVPSSLWTDRQSSLAPCPFLDITKGECSIYNVRPFSCRSYFVTNNPNMCNEITGNVNWFDNYRYIQLTNSIIALISQLVYDDIQPKLLQNFYEEISFKKQLNHFFRNLM; translated from the coding sequence ATGTATGAGATAACAGCATTGGATTCCTTACTAATGAAAGCTTTTCAAGAAAATTATAAGCACATAATAGAAATCAAAAGAAATGAACCTTGTCCTTGTGGTTCTGGACTAAAGTTCAAACATTGTCATATAGAATCAGATAACCAATGGGAAAAAGGTCTCGAATTTTATGATGGTAACTTCTCGTATGAAAACGTAAGTCTAACCCTAGAATTATTGAACACTATCCGTGAAATTTTATCTAAACTAAAATCTCATAATTCTATAGATGAAGAGTTTGGTTTAGAACTCCTGGAAAAATTATATTCAACATATGATCCAGCAATAGAACAATTACAAAAAAACGCTCCTTGTAAAAAGGGGTGTATCGCCTGTTGCTTCCAAGAAGTTAAACTTCAAAAAATAGAAGCTCAAAGAATTAATATACATATGAATAACAAAATCAAAAAAGTTATTAAATATAATTTAAGGGAAACTAAGGCAGGAAGAAAAGTTCCTTCTTCACTTTGGACTGATAGACAGAGTTCTCTTGCACCTTGTCCTTTTCTTGATATTACAAAAGGAGAATGTTCAATCTATAATGTTAGACCGTTTAGCTGTAGATCATATTTTGTTACAAACAACCCAAATATGTGTAATGAAATAACCGGAAATGTTAATTGGTTTGATAACTATAGATATATCCAACTTACAAATTCAATAATAGCTTTAATTAGCCAGCTCGTTTACGACGATATTCAACCCAAACTTCTACAAAATTTTTATGAAGAAATTTCGTTTAAGAAACAACTTAATCATTTTTTTAGAAACCTTATGTAA
- a CDS encoding alpha/beta fold hydrolase → MPIIKTKNGEFHYESFGQGEPILFLHGMGASWKMWKPQIESFSKEYQMILLDYRGHGKSIKTFPGNIYDYNLIVSDIISFLDTLGLTHLHLIGVSQGAVLATLVAIHHPSYVKKLIISNSYSEFPTKTSKWVLQLSNFIFSLLPYSTIIDLMMKFYKHEPYTQQILRDSFSIDKKMLLMMKKAKFPVHTSLLHLIQSPTLILSGAGKVVTGVDEGKAAKTIHKYIPNSTLALFQDAFDPLSIMKKDIFNEMVLDFLSDSSLHEYGEVSYG, encoded by the coding sequence ATGCCAATTATTAAAACAAAAAACGGTGAATTTCACTACGAGTCTTTTGGACAAGGGGAACCAATCCTTTTTTTACACGGAATGGGAGCATCTTGGAAAATGTGGAAACCACAAATTGAATCATTTTCTAAAGAATATCAAATGATTCTTCTCGATTATCGAGGTCATGGGAAATCGATAAAAACCTTCCCAGGTAATATATATGATTACAACTTAATCGTATCTGATATCATTTCATTTTTAGATACACTAGGTCTTACACATCTTCACTTAATTGGTGTTTCACAAGGAGCAGTTCTTGCGACATTAGTAGCCATTCATCATCCTTCCTATGTAAAAAAATTGATCATTTCTAATAGCTATAGTGAATTCCCAACTAAAACTTCTAAATGGGTACTTCAACTTTCCAATTTCATCTTTAGCTTGCTACCCTATTCAACAATTATTGATTTAATGATGAAATTTTACAAACACGAACCGTACACGCAACAAATACTACGCGATTCATTTTCAATAGACAAAAAAATGTTATTAATGATGAAAAAAGCAAAATTTCCTGTTCATACTTCTTTATTACATCTCATTCAATCCCCTACTTTAATTCTATCTGGAGCAGGAAAAGTTGTAACAGGTGTTGATGAAGGAAAAGCAGCAAAAACGATTCATAAGTATATCCCAAATAGCACACTTGCTTTATTCCAAGATGCATTCGATCCACTCAGCATAATGAAAAAAGATATCTTCAATGAGATGGTCCTTGATTTTCTTAGTGACTCTTCTTTACATGAGTATGGCGAAGTTTCTTATGGATAA